In Planctomycetota bacterium, the DNA window GTGTCGACGGCTTCGATCACGCTCGCGGCGAGCGATGGCGCGCAGGACCGTGCAGACGCGCTGTGGGCGGCCATCACGCGGACCTGGGGCCCGGACGCCCCCGAGCCCAGGCGGATGGACGCCGCCGACCTGGCCGACGCGCTCCTGGACGACGAGGCCGACGCCCCCCCGGGCGGCATCGCGCTGGTCGTACTCGACGAGCACGCCCCGCGGGCCACGGTGGTCGCGCTGGCGCACATGCTCCGCGATGCGCTCATCGCCGGGTACGTGCAGCTGCCAGCGCTCGACGCCGACCTGCGGCGAGAGGTCTCGGGCGGCGGTCTGCTGGCGATCGACCGCGACGCGGCGGCGGCCGAGATCGCCGAGGGGCTGCGGGCGCTGGCGTCGAGGCAGGAGGCCGTGGGCATGCTGCAGCGGGAGCTGCGGATCCTCAGCAGCTTCCAGGGTGGCGCCAAGCAGGAGATGGATCGGCTGCACGAGGAGCTGAACCTGGCGGCGGCCATCCAGCAGGAGCTGCTGCCCGCCCAGCTGCCGCAGCCCGAGGGGCTGGAGTGCGGGGCGCTGTTCCGGCCGGCCAGCTACGTGAGCGGCGACATCTACGACGTCACGCAGATCGACGACGACCGCCTGGCGTTCTTCGTGGCCGACGCGGTAGGCCACGGCGTGCCCGCGGCGCTGCTGACGATGGTGATCTCGCGCAGCCTGCGCTCGGGGGCGGCCACGCGCTCGCCCGCCGAGGCGATCACCGCGCTCAACGCCGACCTCGTGCGCGCCCAGCGGGGCCGCTCGCGCTTCGCGACCGCGGTGTGCGGCACCATCGACGTCCGCAGCCGCGAGGTAACGCTGTGCACCGCGGGCCATCCGCCGGCGCTGCTCTTCGGCGAGCACGGCATGACACCCATCGAGAGCGGCGGGGCGCTGCTGGGCGTCTTCGAGGGCGAGCCCTACGAGCAGACCAGCTTCACGCTCGAGCGGGGCCAGACGCTCGTGCTGTACAGCGATGGCTTCGAGATGGCCTTCCCCGACGGCGGCGAGGCGGCGGCCTCGGACGTGTACCTCCGCGAGTTCGCGGCGCTGCCGTGGTCCGGCCAGGACCGGCAGGGCACCACCGACGCGGCGCTGCAGAAGCTCGCCGAGCGCGTCGACTGCCAGGCGGGCTCGCTGCACCAGCGGGACGACCTGACGGTGCTGGCGATCGCGGCGCAGCCCGAGTCCGGCGCGGGCCGGCGGGCGGCGTAGCCCGCGCCGATCTCTCAATTCTCCTTAGTTCCTGGTTGCTGCGACGTCGGGAGCACTCCGCGTGCGGAGCCACCGGTCGGTCTCGACCAGCCCGTCGCGCAGGCGGATGACCCGCTCGCAGCGGTCGGCCACCGAGTCGTCGTGGGTGACCATGATGATGGTCATGCCCCGGGCGTGCAGCGACTCGAAGAGCTGGAGGATCTCCTCGCCTGTGCGCGAATCGAGGTTGCCCGTGGGCTCGTCGGCCATGAGGATCTTGGGGTCGGCCACGAGCGACCGGGCGATGGCGACGCGTTGCTGCTGGCCGCCCGAGAGCTCCCGCGGGCGGTGCCCCAGCCGATCGCCCAGGCCGACCATCCCCAGCTTCTCGATGGCGCGGCTGCGGCGCTCGCCCTTCTCCACGCCCTGGTAGAACAGCGGCACCTCGACGTTCTCCTCGACGGTGAGCTGCGGGATGAGGTTGAAGGCCTGGAAGACGAAGCCGATGGTCTGCCCGCGGAACAGCGACAGCTCCTCGTCGGTCATCTCGCGGATGTCGCGGCCCGCGAGCAGGTAGCGGCCGCCGGTCGGGCGATCGAGGCAGCCCAGGATGTTCATGAGGGTGCTCTTGCCCGAGCCCGAGGCGCCCATGATGGCGACGTACTCGCCCCGGCCGATCTGCACGTCGATGCCGCGGAGGGCCTCGACCATGATCGAGCCGTCCGGCTTGTAGTAGGCCTTGGAGAGATCGGTGAGCTCGGCGACGGCGTCGCGGGCATCGGGGGGGCCGGCGGCGCTCTCCGGGCCGGCCGCGGGGGCGGCCGCCGGTGGGGCGTCGGGGTGGGCGCTGTCGGGCGGCATCGGCGAACTGTACAGGTGCGTTCGAGATCGGTTCGCCCCCACGCGGACTTTCTTGCCGCCGGCGGCGTGCCAATCATCCTGGTCCGGGGCCGCGTCGCCGGTGGATCGCGTCGCGGCCCGACAATCCGAACGCCAGTAGCTCAATTTGGCAGAGCAGCGGATTCCAAATCCGCAGGTTGGGGGTTCGAGTCCCTCCTGGCGTGCGTGCGCGGGGCGAAGGCCCCGCATCCAGATCCGGCGACATCCGGCCGGAACGCGAGGTGGCGATGGCACTGGCGATGTACAAGCCGGGACAGGGTTATTGGACCCGGGCGATGACGGCGGTCTTCGGCGGCGTGCTCGTGCTCGCCGCGGCGGCCTGGCTCTACGGCCAGGGCGTGCTCATCCCGCTGCCCGACCGGGCCTGGAACGCCAACTACCTCTCGACCGACGCCAGCGTCGAGATGGGCGACACCGTCACCCTGCTCGGGCAGACCGTCAGCGGCGAGCGGCCCGCGCTGGGCACGGCGGCGGTCGAATCCGTGGAGGTCGGGGGCAGCGGCGGGCTGGTCACCCTCGTGGACATGCAGGTGGACGAGGGCGTGCAGCGGCCGCAGGTCCAGGCGCTGCGGACCGCCTCGGGCACCGAGCTGGCCATCGACGGCGGCGTTCGCGGCGTGCCCATCGTCGACCGCATCTACGTCCAGGGCGGGCTGGTGCTGGTCACCGTGCTGCTGGGCGCGTCGATGCTGCTCTACTTCGTGGCCGTCCGGCGGTCGTCGGTGGACTTCCTGATCGCCACCGACGGCGAGATGCGGAAGGTCAACTGGTCGACCCGCAAGGACGTCATCGGGTCGACCTGGGTGGTCATCGGGGCCTCGCTGCTGCTGGGCATCTGCCTGTTCCTGGTCGACACCGTCTTCGCCACGGTGTTCCGCCAGGTGGGCGTGCTGGACGGCTAGGCGGGCCAGCCTTATCATGACTGTGATCGGCCGTGGACCGCTGCGAGCGTGTCCGCGGCCGCTGTCACTCTCTGGAGCCCCCACGCGAGATGCGGGCGGCGGGCCGCAGCGACGGAGCCAGCCATGATCGAGGGCGAGACCCCTACGCAGACCTCCACAACGCCGACCGAGCCGCCGACCGAGCCGCCGACCGAGCCCGCGGGTCCCCAGCCGGCCGACGACGCGGCTCCCGCCGGGGAGGCGGAGGCACCGGCCTCGCCGGCCGAGCCCAAGCCGGCCGAGGCCGAACCCACCGAGACCAAGACCACCGAGACCAAGACCACCGAGACCAAGACCGCCGAGGCCGAGCCGCCGGCCGAGCCCGACGAGCCCATCGTGCAGGAGGGCATGGGCTGGTTCGCGCTGCGGGTGGCCTCCAACAAGGAGAGCTCGGTCCGCGACACGCTGCTGCGGAAGGTGGCCATCGAGAACAAGACCGAGTTCGTGGGCCGCATCCTGGTGCCCACCGAGAAGAACCGCACCTTCAAGAACGGCAAGATGAAGGTGACCGAGACCAAGCTCTACCCGGGCTACGTCTTCGTGGAGATGAAGCTCGAGGACGACGGCCGCATCCCCCAGGACGTGTTCTTCCTGATCAAGGAGACCACGGGCGTGGGCGATTTCGTGGGCACGCCCCGGCCCACGCCGCTGGAGCTGCACGAGATCGAGAAGATCCAGCAGAGCAGCAAGGCGCCCGACGAGGAGCCCGAGGTGCGGATGAGCTTCGCCAAGGGCGAGCACGTCACCATCAAGGAGGGCCCCTTCGAGGGCTACGAGGGCACCGTCGACGAGCTGCTGCCCGAGAAGGGCCTGGTGAAGGTGATCGTGACGATCTTCGGCCGCCAGACGCCCATCGAGATCGAGGAGTGGAAGCTCTCCAAGGTGGACGAGAGCTAGAGCGTCTTTTGAGCGCTCCGTAGCGGCCTCCGGCCACACACTCGCTCTAGTACGGCCGCGCCGGAGTGAATCCGGCGGGCCTGGACGAACGCACACGCCACACGTGAGTCGAATCTGCTCTAGACGCTTCACGACGGAATGAACCGCCGGCGCATCGTCGTTGTGTACCCTGCGGACGGTGGGAACACGGGAGACGCCGGCGGTGCCCGAGGCGGTGCCTGAACAGACCACGAAGACTCGCGGGCGGCGCCTGCGACGCTGGGCCATGGTGCTCGGCGGTGCGCTGATTCTCCTGCTGGTGGCCGTCATCGCGAGCGGTCCCTGGCTGCTCGGCCGGCTTGCGCCAACGCTGGCCGCCCGCGCACCCATCCCCGGCCATCTGGCGGTGCGGGACGCCTCGCTCTCGTGGCTCGGCGGGCTGCGCGTCGGCGAGGCGACGCTCTACGACGCGGACGGCAACGCCATCGCCGGTCTCCGCGCGTCGACCGGTGGCGGGCTGCTGGGGCTGCTCGACGGCGTGGTGCAGCAGGACGTGGTCGTCGAGGGCTGGGCCCACGTGGTCGTGGCCGAGGACGGCACGACCAACATCGAGCGGGCGCTCGGCCTGTCCCGCGGCGCGCGTGGCCCCGCGGCCCCACCACCGCCGCCCGCGTCCCGCGACGCGATGCCCGTGCGTCGGATCGTGGTCGACGGCCTGCGCGTGGTCGTGACGCCGCCCGGCGGCGAGCGCGTCTCGCTCGTCGGCTCGGGCAATGCGGCCTTCGACGGCGGCGCTCTGAGCGCGACCTTCGACGGGCGCACCGGCACGGTGGCGTCCGCGGGCATCGACGCGGCGTCGATCGCCGCGATGGCGCCGGGCCGGAGCGTCGTCGCGCTCGATGCGCAGCTCGATCTCGGAACGCTCTCGGGTACGGCGTCGGCGAGACTCGCGGACCTGCCGCCGCAACTGGCCGCGGTCACCGCCGCGTGGCTGCCGGAGGGCGCAGGCCGCGACGCGTTGGCGATCGCGCTCGCCGGCGGACTCGACGCGCAGGTGCAGATCGAATTGGACCGCGGGGCGCCGATCGTCGCCGTGGTCGACGCCGAATCCGATACGCTGCGCGTCGACCTCCGCGCCAAGAGCGGCAACGACGCGATTGCGCTGGCCGCACCCGCGACGCTGCGGCTCGACGCCGACGCCTTCCTGCGGTCGCCGAGCGTGCGGCGGCTGGTGCTGGCGTCGCCCGACGTGGACCTGGAGCGGGCGGGCATGGTCGAGCTGTCGATCGCGACCGCCCGCGTGCCCCGCGACGGCGGCGTGCCGGCGTGGCATGCCGCGACGGGCCGCGCGACGGTCGCGATCGAGGACGCGACGCTGCGGGTGCCGGGCCCGGACGGTCGTCCGGTGGGCGTGGATCTCTCGGGCGCCACGCTCGAGGCGGATCGCTCGGCGGCGGGACCGGCCCGCATCGCGGGGCGATCGGGCGTCGCGCTCGCGGGCGAGCGGCCCGGCCGCGTCGAGTTCGAGGTGGACATCGGCGTGGAGGATCTTGCCGCCGTTGGTGCGCTGGAAAGAGCGATGCTCGCCCGCGCGTTTCCCGCCGGGAGCGTCACGATCGAGGGTCTGCCCACCGGCGCGCTGGCTCCATGGCTGCGCTCGCTGCGAGAGCGTGGCATCGAGCTCGCCGAGGCTGCCGGCCCGGTGCTGGCGGCGGACGCACGCTGGGGGGTGGCCGACGACGGCCGTCCAGAGGTGTCCGCCCGCGTGCAGGCCAAGGCGCTCGACGCGGAGGTCGCCGGCCTGTGGACCGACCGGGGCATCGAGATCGGCACGACGCCGGCGCGCATCCGCCTTGGACGACCCGCGATGGCCGTGGCGCCATTGCTGCCCGAGGGATGGACACTTCGAGGCGACGGCGACGTGCGGCTGACGATTCTCGATGCCCTGCTGCCGATCGACGGCGGGGGGTTCGATCCGGCACTCGCAACCGGCGCACTGCGGCTGGACGCGGGCGGCTTCGAGATCGTGCCGCCCGGCGGCCCCCCGGTGCGATCGGAGCGGCTGGCGGCGACGCTCGGCGTGGCGCGGGACGCCTCGATGCTCTCGCTCTCGATCGAAGGCGGCGTCGATGGCCGCCCCGCGACGCTGGCGGCCGAACTCAGCGCGGGCGCGATCGCGTCGCTCGCGGGCGCGACGCTGACCGACCCGCCGGCGGTCGTCGGCACGATCGAGGCGTCGGCGGCCACCACGGCGCTCGGGGCGCTGGACATCGACGCCGCGGGCCGGCCGCTGCAGAGGTGGCTCGCCGACGCCATCGGCCCCGAGGCCAGCGTGCGGCTGACCCTCCGCGAGCCGGCGGAGGGGCGGGCGTTCGAGGGCGTGCTCTTTGCCGGCGGGCCACACGGCCGAGTACGCACCGAGCAGCTGCGGATGGTCGACGGACGGCTGGCCGCCAACGCGATCGTGGCGACGGGGGAGATCACGCCGGCGCTGTGGTCGGCCGTCGCGCCGCTGGCGGGGCTGGAGGGTTCCTCGCTCGCCGCGCCCGCGGGGTACGAGGCGAAGACCGGTGCGGCATCCCTCGAGCTGGCGAATCTCACGGCGTGGCGGGCGGCGCTCGAGGAGGTTCCCGTCGAGCTTGCGTTTGCCGATCCCATCGGCCTGCGTGGGCTGCCGGTGGGCGCCGACGACGCGGGGGCGGCGGTGCGGCGCGACGTGTCGATCCGCGGGCTGCGCGGCACGGTGGATGCGCTCGGCCCCGCGCTCGCCGCGGAACCGGGCTGGCGCGCAGGGCTGTCGGCCGAGGCCTGGACGCCGGGCGACCAGCGGATCGGATCGATCCAGGCCACGGCCGCCGCCCCCGACGCCGAGCGGGTCGTGCTCGAGGCGACGGCCACCGAGGTGGACGTGCCGTCCGCCATGACGCTGGCGGGCCTGGATGCGTCGGCTCCGTCGATGGTCGGCGCACTCGGGGGG includes these proteins:
- the secE gene encoding preprotein translocase subunit SecE — translated: MALAMYKPGQGYWTRAMTAVFGGVLVLAAAAWLYGQGVLIPLPDRAWNANYLSTDASVEMGDTVTLLGQTVSGERPALGTAAVESVEVGGSGGLVTLVDMQVDEGVQRPQVQALRTASGTELAIDGGVRGVPIVDRIYVQGGLVLVTVLLGASMLLYFVAVRRSSVDFLIATDGEMRKVNWSTRKDVIGSTWVVIGASLLLGICLFLVDTVFATVFRQVGVLDG
- the nusG gene encoding transcription termination/antitermination protein NusG, which gives rise to MIEGETPTQTSTTPTEPPTEPPTEPAGPQPADDAAPAGEAEAPASPAEPKPAEAEPTETKTTETKTTETKTAEAEPPAEPDEPIVQEGMGWFALRVASNKESSVRDTLLRKVAIENKTEFVGRILVPTEKNRTFKNGKMKVTETKLYPGYVFVEMKLEDDGRIPQDVFFLIKETTGVGDFVGTPRPTPLELHEIEKIQQSSKAPDEEPEVRMSFAKGEHVTIKEGPFEGYEGTVDELLPEKGLVKVIVTIFGRQTPIEIEEWKLSKVDES
- a CDS encoding PP2C family protein-serine/threonine phosphatase, which codes for MSTASITLAASDGAQDRADALWAAITRTWGPDAPEPRRMDAADLADALLDDEADAPPGGIALVVLDEHAPRATVVALAHMLRDALIAGYVQLPALDADLRREVSGGGLLAIDRDAAAAEIAEGLRALASRQEAVGMLQRELRILSSFQGGAKQEMDRLHEELNLAAAIQQELLPAQLPQPEGLECGALFRPASYVSGDIYDVTQIDDDRLAFFVADAVGHGVPAALLTMVISRSLRSGAATRSPAEAITALNADLVRAQRGRSRFATAVCGTIDVRSREVTLCTAGHPPALLFGEHGMTPIESGGALLGVFEGEPYEQTSFTLERGQTLVLYSDGFEMAFPDGGEAAASDVYLREFAALPWSGQDRQGTTDAALQKLAERVDCQAGSLHQRDDLTVLAIAAQPESGAGRRAA
- a CDS encoding ABC transporter ATP-binding protein, with protein sequence MPPDSAHPDAPPAAAPAAGPESAAGPPDARDAVAELTDLSKAYYKPDGSIMVEALRGIDVQIGRGEYVAIMGASGSGKSTLMNILGCLDRPTGGRYLLAGRDIREMTDEELSLFRGQTIGFVFQAFNLIPQLTVEENVEVPLFYQGVEKGERRSRAIEKLGMVGLGDRLGHRPRELSGGQQQRVAIARSLVADPKILMADEPTGNLDSRTGEEILQLFESLHARGMTIIMVTHDDSVADRCERVIRLRDGLVETDRWLRTRSAPDVAATRN